The following are encoded together in the Candidatus Thorarchaeota archaeon genome:
- a CDS encoding TldD/PmbA family protein: MPGFGKCPSEVFELATDLFAVGDLALTEANRLGANQAEVYLAASRSFTIEVENNSIKTALERRDAGVGVRTVAGKGIGFAYVTTLQRDDVLEAVRTSYALARASVEDPQFVSLPSYDGKYPSVPGLYDKRIAELSSEEAADIIIRMVDATKSGLEGRNVAIEARLNASSGTVAIVNSVGVRVSGTDTSISVFSSPVIKEGNDQTSSFEFQVGRQLKDVNPEWVGSSAAENALRNLGAKTIEGGEMPVLFDPIAVGAVLGDGFGVAVNAEEVQYGRSYISDAFGQEIAAPELHVVDNGFLPGALGSRVFDAEGYPSQKTELLSSGVLKSLLHNSYTAAKDSVENTGNASRASYAGVPGIAPSNLVVMQGRGSQEDLISEIRRGVLCRQTGDRPNMTTGDLSAMIMEGAYIEDGELKHALKGTLIGINMRDLLMRVTRVAADTRSTPDVISPSIVIESAKVTSG, from the coding sequence ATGCCAGGATTCGGCAAGTGCCCGTCGGAGGTGTTTGAATTGGCGACGGATCTCTTTGCTGTTGGTGACTTGGCGCTGACTGAGGCCAACCGTCTGGGGGCAAACCAAGCTGAGGTCTATCTTGCGGCCTCTAGATCCTTCACGATTGAGGTCGAGAACAACTCCATAAAGACTGCACTGGAGCGACGCGATGCCGGTGTGGGTGTCAGGACCGTGGCAGGAAAGGGCATCGGATTCGCATACGTCACCACACTTCAGCGAGATGATGTTCTGGAGGCTGTTCGGACTTCCTATGCTCTTGCGCGGGCGTCTGTCGAAGATCCGCAGTTCGTGAGTCTTCCCTCATATGATGGCAAGTATCCCTCGGTCCCCGGTCTCTACGACAAGCGGATTGCTGAGCTCAGTTCCGAGGAGGCTGCAGACATCATCATTCGTATGGTGGATGCCACCAAGTCCGGTCTTGAAGGAAGGAACGTTGCGATAGAAGCACGGTTGAATGCGTCAAGCGGCACGGTAGCCATAGTCAACTCGGTTGGTGTGCGAGTGAGCGGCACAGACACCTCCATTTCGGTATTCAGTTCTCCAGTAATCAAGGAGGGCAATGACCAGACATCATCATTCGAGTTTCAGGTTGGACGGCAGCTGAAGGATGTGAACCCGGAGTGGGTTGGCTCATCAGCGGCTGAGAATGCGCTTCGGAATCTCGGAGCAAAGACGATCGAAGGCGGGGAAATGCCCGTTCTGTTCGACCCCATTGCGGTTGGTGCTGTTCTGGGCGACGGCTTTGGTGTGGCTGTCAATGCCGAGGAGGTGCAGTACGGACGTTCATACATTAGTGATGCATTCGGTCAGGAGATTGCCGCTCCTGAGCTTCATGTCGTTGACAACGGATTCCTTCCGGGCGCGTTGGGGTCCAGAGTATTCGATGCCGAGGGCTATCCGTCTCAGAAGACTGAGCTTCTGTCCTCTGGGGTCCTGAAGAGTCTACTCCACAACTCGTACACCGCTGCAAAGGACTCGGTGGAGAACACCGGAAATGCCAGCCGTGCTTCCTATGCAGGTGTGCCGGGAATCGCCCCCAGCAATCTTGTTGTGATGCAGGGGCGAGGCAGTCAGGAAGACCTCATCTCCGAGATACGTCGTGGTGTCCTCTGCCGCCAGACGGGTGACAGACCAAACATGACGACTGGCGACCTCAGTGCCATGATTATGGAGGGTGCCTACATAGAGGATGGAGAACTGAAGCATGCTCTGAAGGGCACACTGATTGGAATCAACATGAGAGACCTTCTGATGCGTGTCACTCGTGTGGCTGCTGACACGAGATCGACGCCAGACGTAATATCGCCTTCAATAGTCATCGAGTCAGCGAAGGTCACATCGGGCTAG
- a CDS encoding arginine--tRNA ligase: protein MRTESSNNPWRDVVNSAVNVIAEATSLETEAVESALEVPPDPSLGDIATTVAFLLAKKLKKNPAVIAKDVGTRLQSLLVSRPLFSRVEVSGPYINLFVDRGVLTELTIGAVTALQNRYGHTDTFKGNRALIESPAVNPSKPWHIGHARNAIIGDSLANILEATGYEVLRIDYINNLGLQIAQVAWKLRRTKKKKGKQKYDHYLGKLYVEVQAEYEGDKTVEEGVRQISRELEDPSSEMSAFAEKMVSECVRAQNQTSYRLGIYHDYQIWESVIAHSGLLESAKQELLRHDFISMPQEGDKAGCIVANLETIEEFREMKETQKILFRSDGTRTYTGADLVFQMWKFGITKDPFQYELFEMQPNGKPVYRSVLRGERHDLGQFDYVFNVIASGQAHPQKLIYTLLALMGYKKQSENSRHIAYEFVGLEETAFSGRKGTWLGHTCDEVLDKAEELAREEVAKRNPDEDDEFKARVAREVAVGALRYFMLKASPERKITFRWGEVLDFDGDTGPYLQYSYARAQRILERAEGETLPMPDFRAISSEAEFSLVKAIARFPDEVLEVVRGMRQSVWGTSFTSNRIAAYCNGLATLFSKFYDTCPVLKAEPHVAAARLELVKAFKTTMANCMALLGIPVVDRM, encoded by the coding sequence GTGCGGACTGAAAGTTCGAACAACCCTTGGAGAGACGTGGTGAACTCTGCGGTCAATGTGATAGCGGAGGCTACATCACTTGAGACAGAGGCGGTTGAGAGCGCATTGGAGGTGCCACCAGACCCCAGTCTTGGTGACATCGCCACGACCGTTGCGTTTCTGTTGGCCAAGAAGCTGAAGAAGAACCCTGCAGTCATAGCCAAGGATGTGGGCACAAGGCTTCAGTCGCTGTTAGTGAGTAGGCCGCTCTTCTCCAGGGTTGAGGTAAGCGGACCCTACATCAACCTCTTCGTGGACCGGGGTGTCCTGACCGAACTCACAATAGGTGCTGTGACTGCCCTCCAGAACAGATATGGCCACACGGACACATTCAAGGGCAATAGGGCGCTGATAGAGTCACCTGCAGTCAACCCTTCGAAGCCATGGCACATAGGTCATGCCCGCAACGCCATCATCGGCGACTCTCTTGCCAATATCCTGGAGGCCACTGGCTATGAAGTACTCAGGATTGACTACATCAACAACCTGGGGTTGCAGATAGCACAAGTCGCTTGGAAGCTTCGCAGGACAAAGAAGAAGAAAGGGAAGCAGAAGTACGACCACTATCTCGGAAAGCTGTATGTTGAAGTGCAGGCCGAATACGAAGGGGACAAGACGGTCGAGGAGGGAGTACGTCAGATATCCAGAGAACTCGAGGACCCCTCCTCAGAGATGTCCGCATTTGCAGAAAAGATGGTCTCAGAATGTGTGAGAGCGCAGAACCAGACATCGTATCGGCTTGGAATATACCACGACTACCAGATCTGGGAGAGTGTCATAGCGCACAGTGGGCTTCTGGAGTCAGCAAAGCAGGAACTGCTAAGACATGACTTCATTAGCATGCCACAAGAGGGGGACAAGGCAGGCTGCATCGTCGCCAACCTAGAGACAATTGAAGAGTTCAGAGAGATGAAGGAGACCCAGAAGATACTCTTTCGCTCTGACGGCACAAGGACATATACCGGTGCAGACCTCGTATTTCAGATGTGGAAGTTTGGCATCACCAAAGACCCGTTCCAGTACGAACTCTTTGAGATGCAGCCGAATGGCAAGCCCGTCTATCGTTCAGTACTTCGAGGAGAGAGACACGACCTCGGTCAGTTCGACTACGTGTTCAACGTCATAGCCTCTGGACAGGCGCACCCCCAGAAGCTGATCTATACCCTTCTCGCACTGATGGGGTATAAGAAGCAGAGTGAGAACTCCCGTCATATTGCATACGAGTTTGTCGGACTCGAAGAAACAGCATTCTCGGGCAGAAAGGGGACGTGGCTGGGCCACACCTGTGACGAGGTGCTTGACAAGGCCGAGGAGCTTGCCAGAGAAGAGGTCGCGAAGCGGAACCCGGATGAGGACGATGAGTTCAAAGCCCGAGTTGCAAGAGAAGTCGCAGTTGGTGCCCTCCGTTACTTCATGCTGAAGGCATCACCAGAGAGGAAAATCACTTTCAGATGGGGAGAAGTACTTGACTTTGACGGTGACACGGGGCCGTATCTGCAGTACTCATACGCTAGGGCGCAGAGGATATTGGAGAGAGCTGAGGGGGAAACACTGCCAATGCCGGACTTTCGCGCTATCAGCTCCGAGGCCGAGTTCAGCCTTGTGAAGGCCATTGCGCGGTTCCCGGATGAGGTGCTGGAGGTCGTCAGAGGAATGAGGCAGAGTGTCTGGGGTACGTCTTTCACTTCCAACAGAATAGCGGCGTATTGCAACGGACTCGCCACACTCTTCAGCAAGTTCTACGACACCTGCCCGGTCCTCAAGGCAGAACCTCACGTGGCAGCAGCCAGACTTGAGCTGGTCAAGGCATTCAAGACAACAATGGCGAACTGCATGGCACTCCTTGGTATACCGGTAGTAGACCGTATGTGA
- a CDS encoding transcription initiation factor IIB: MEMVALASRQQKPRRTVDNSLSPPGYVCPACNSTEIFIDVSRGEATCANCGLVLSDHSIDMGPEWRAFTADEQNARQRVGGPTDWSKFDQGLTTIIGRQNVDASGRKLTSTRRAQIHRLRKWQIRTKVHSSDKRNLAVAMTELHRISSQLSIPYSIRETSAVLYRKALRKRLTRGRTILGMIAASLYLACRIHQVPRPLEEVVDQIHITRKELSLCVRLILRHLNLKIPFSNPIEFVHRFGTELNLPGEAKKKAIDILNMAREERLTIGKDPKGMAAAAIYISSILTGARRTQLEIARTARVTEVTVRNRYKEIVLKLGITTNE; encoded by the coding sequence ATGGAGATGGTTGCACTGGCCAGCAGACAACAAAAACCACGAAGAACCGTTGACAACAGCCTCAGTCCCCCCGGCTACGTCTGTCCTGCGTGTAACTCCACTGAAATCTTCATTGACGTATCCCGTGGCGAAGCAACATGTGCGAATTGCGGTCTTGTTCTGTCCGACCACTCGATTGACATGGGTCCAGAGTGGCGTGCCTTCACTGCTGACGAGCAGAATGCAAGACAGCGAGTCGGAGGCCCGACAGACTGGAGCAAGTTCGATCAAGGTCTGACGACCATAATCGGACGGCAGAACGTTGATGCATCAGGACGCAAACTGACATCAACTCGCAGAGCGCAGATTCACCGTCTGCGCAAGTGGCAGATTCGAACAAAGGTGCACTCCTCTGACAAGCGCAATCTCGCTGTAGCCATGACCGAGCTTCACCGCATCAGCTCTCAGCTCAGTATACCCTACTCGATTCGTGAGACCTCCGCGGTGCTGTACAGAAAGGCGTTGAGGAAGCGCCTGACTCGTGGTCGTACTATCTTGGGAATGATTGCGGCATCACTGTACTTGGCATGTCGTATTCATCAGGTCCCCCGCCCACTGGAAGAGGTGGTTGATCAGATTCACATCACAAGGAAAGAGCTCAGCCTCTGTGTGAGACTGATCCTTCGCCATCTGAATCTGAAGATTCCCTTCTCCAACCCGATTGAGTTCGTTCATCGCTTTGGCACTGAGCTCAATCTGCCGGGGGAGGCCAAGAAGAAGGCCATCGACATACTGAACATGGCACGCGAAGAGCGGCTCACGATAGGGAAGGACCCAAAGGGCATGGCCGCTGCAGCGATATACATCTCAAGTATCCTCACAGGTGCCAGACGCACCCAGCTTGAGATAGCTCGCACAGCCAGAGTCACTGAGGTGACAGTGCGGAATCGCTACAAGGAAATCGTCCTGAAGCTTGGAATCACTACCAATGAGTAG